DNA from Lathamus discolor isolate bLatDis1 chromosome 17, bLatDis1.hap1, whole genome shotgun sequence:
GTACTAAAGCCTACAGTCAGAATAGATGTGTAACCCATTCACTCATACTTTGCCTGCAGATTTCCTTGTTACCTCGTGAACACTGAGAATTTGACACTCTGACTGTTCATTTTGCCAGTAACTTTATTGTGTAGAAACACAGTTCCCATCAGAACCAGGGCTGGGGAGGTGTTTATGTGTCTGCAATGGGTTTGCTCAAGGGTAGGACTGTGGACCTAGACAGCAAGGGCAGGCTTcagagagctgctctgctgctgctgctgcgcgtACATGCTTGGGTAACTACGGTTGCCATTACCTGCAGGTTTTGGCTTTGAagatgcagtgctgcaggaagcGGTGGAGGGCTCTTTGTGTGAAAGCCTTATGCTTGGGGAGTTTTGTCCTCGAGTCACAAGTTGAGAACGAGATCTCTGCCTGAGCTGGACTGATGTAACATGACCCCTTCCGTAACGACTGGTCTTCTTAGCAGGGCCCTTGGGTACGGGGGAGTTCGGCTGCAGCCGAGCCCTTTGTTAGTGGGTTGAACTTCAGAACTGAGTTTCGCACAAAATTCCTGCTGCAAGAGAACTGACGTTGTTCCCACTTTGCTTAAACAGTGAATGGCAGAGCACTGTGTACCTGTGCCATTGGAGTGAGTTCTGCACCCCCTGAGTGTCTTGTTCCAGTTGCCGTGGCCAGCGAGTGCCTGCTGCCTCCTTTGGGCATGTCTCTACCAACCCAAGCCAGCAAAGTAGAGACCCGCTGAGCTTCTGTCCTCAGTCCATTGACTTGGCTGCGTTTCTTTCCTTGCCTCTAGCACCCCAGCCTTCTGCCTGGCTCCATGCAGAGGATGCCTGCAGGCAGTTTTGTGAGGAACAGGTGAAAACGTCAGGTTCAACCTACTTGGGTTCATCTGGCCCTTGCCGGAGTGACCGCTGGACAGAGTGTTCACCGACTGCATGGATTTCTACAGGCGTGAGAACCAGAAGGAGCCAGGGCAGAGTGTCTGGTGGGATCTGGGTGTGGGGTGGCTGTCGGACCTCAGTTTCCTGAGGACTGAAGGAAGTGGTGGGACGCTTGTGAAACTTGGGACTGAGGCCACACGCGTGCCACTGGGAAGGCAAGGcccaggcagctctgccctgcaggcagctcttCCCAGCTAGAAAGTGGAGATAGAGGTGGTGTTGTCAGACTCGATCCCGCTGCCCTTCCTCGTCACCTCCAGGATCTCCTGCAGGGTCTCGTGGCTTATGCAGCCAAGCTCCTGCAGGATCCGGAAGAAGTCGTTACGGAACTTGACTCCAACGAAGGCATAGAGGATGGGGTTTAGGCAGCAGTGTGTGAACCCGATGGCCTCTGTCACCATGATGGCCGTATCCAGCTGGTCTTCCAGGAGGCAGTTCTTGGTGAAGGCTTCTAGCTTGGTAAGCGTGTTCAGGAAAATGACAATGTGGTACGGgctccagcagagcaggaagacaCCTGTGACCAGGATGGCCACACGGACAGCCTTCTGCCTCTGCAGGCGCTGGGACTGACACAGAGCCCGGACGATGGCCACGTAGCAGTAACACATGACCAACAGGGGCATGAAGAAGCCCACGGCATGGTAGAGGAAGCGAGTTGCCAGCCAGGCGTTGTTGCCATCAATCCCAACCTCTGGAAAATAGCAGATGCTGCGGTTGCTGTCATCCGTCCAGACTTCCATGAAGATGAGATCAGGTAAGGTCAACAGCAGTGAGCAGAGCCAGACAACCGCGCAGGTGAGGTGGATGGAGCGGGCTCTGCGCTTGCGGTAGGTGTGGATTGCATAGACGATGGCCAGGTAGCGGTCCACGGCGATGCACCCAAGCAGCATGCTGCTGCAGTAGAAATTGATCTTGTGGACAGCGCTGAGGATCTTGCAGAGGAACTTCCCAAATACCCACCCAGCCAAGCTCTCCACCACACTGAAGGGGAAGGTGAGCAACAGTGCCAGGTTGGCCAGGGTGAGGTGGAACAGGAAGGTTTCTGTGGTAGTGCGAGACCGTTTGAACCTCTCTAAAATGACCAGGACCAGGGCATTGCCCACTGTCCCCAGCACAAACATCAGTAAGTAGATGAGGGGCATGAAGACCTTTCTGAAGGGGTCCCTCTGGTTGCCGACCACAGATGAGGCTGGGTTGAAGCAGAAGTAGCCCTCCAAAGAAGGGGTGGTGTTCTCAGCTTCATAGTAACCGCTCAGCTCCACCTGGCTCTGGGGAACAGAGAGGCTCTGGTTAATGGAGGGGAGTTTCTGCACACGAGAGCCCGGTCCCCCTGCTGCACCCAGCAGACTGGAGCAGAGGATTCCCACATCCCACAGCCTGCCTGCCTCAGGAGGACGTGCTGCCTGTCTGCAGTGCGGTGAT
Protein-coding regions in this window:
- the CXCR5 gene encoding C-X-C chemokine receptor type 5, translating into MGPVSYSSETYDLSQVELSGYYEAENTTPSLEGYFCFNPASSVVGNQRDPFRKVFMPLIYLLMFVLGTVGNALVLVILERFKRSRTTTETFLFHLTLANLALLLTFPFSVVESLAGWVFGKFLCKILSAVHKINFYCSSMLLGCIAVDRYLAIVYAIHTYRKRRARSIHLTCAVVWLCSLLLTLPDLIFMEVWTDDSNRSICYFPEVGIDGNNAWLATRFLYHAVGFFMPLLVMCYCYVAIVRALCQSQRLQRQKAVRVAILVTGVFLLCWSPYHIVIFLNTLTKLEAFTKNCLLEDQLDTAIMVTEAIGFTHCCLNPILYAFVGVKFRNDFFRILQELGCISHETLQEILEVTRKGSGIESDNTTSISTF